Proteins encoded together in one Methanobacterium sp. window:
- a CDS encoding DUF2117 domain-containing protein encodes MKIGVVVHGPEIVDSGHAQKFLDFLEDYGTVRARLGGTMGRTAVIDAHLEDRIDISQKLFPSQSVDKFKDENCDVIFLINYGKSSVTGHAFGYKVYHNSQGQPPLIQMERPGEEDGSVVVWREDKIKLAKEISFKMGLKLVSPEEIRECLFSEDPCQEVSSTICRKIAGVSPEENIFVNGIVIGKSTSSEVAIVAEKGMITQLIGGELKEHGVEKLGPVELEKAIVKTGLLRKSRVKPRILKSEKSNVNFTVSYLNHAAEDIYRLKNADMVVTVGDDTTLVAADILYRFNVPIIGITDGDLDKVVEEGFTAEGSLIVELESGWDDLVGDKIFLELFNNEETIEIENIENFKSKLLQIISNITHQYQVKYS; translated from the coding sequence ATGAAGATTGGCGTAGTGGTACACGGACCCGAAATAGTTGATTCTGGCCATGCCCAGAAGTTTTTGGATTTTCTGGAGGATTACGGTACAGTTCGGGCAAGATTAGGTGGTACTATGGGGAGGACTGCTGTTATCGATGCTCATCTGGAAGATAGGATCGATATAAGTCAGAAACTGTTCCCCAGCCAGTCAGTGGACAAATTCAAGGATGAAAACTGTGATGTTATTTTTCTTATTAATTATGGTAAATCCAGTGTAACTGGACATGCCTTTGGATACAAGGTTTACCATAACTCTCAGGGCCAACCTCCCCTCATTCAAATGGAAAGACCAGGGGAGGAGGATGGTAGTGTGGTGGTCTGGAGGGAAGACAAAATAAAACTGGCAAAAGAAATATCTTTCAAAATGGGACTTAAGCTGGTCTCTCCAGAGGAGATCAGGGAATGCCTATTTTCAGAAGATCCTTGTCAGGAAGTTTCCAGCACTATCTGCCGAAAAATTGCAGGTGTGTCCCCGGAAGAGAACATATTCGTTAATGGCATAGTTATTGGAAAATCCACATCATCAGAGGTGGCTATAGTTGCTGAAAAGGGCATGATAACTCAACTTATAGGTGGGGAATTAAAGGAACATGGTGTGGAGAAACTGGGGCCAGTGGAACTTGAAAAAGCCATTGTAAAAACAGGCCTGTTGCGTAAATCCAGGGTTAAACCTCGTATATTAAAATCTGAGAAATCTAACGTTAATTTCACTGTTTCTTACCTTAACCATGCTGCGGAGGATATTTACAGATTGAAAAATGCAGATATGGTGGTTACAGTGGGTGATGACACCACTCTGGTTGCTGCTGATATACTTTACCGTTTCAACGTCCCTATAATTGGTATAACTGATGGAGATCTGGATAAAGTTGTTGAAGAAGGCTTTACAGCGGAGGGTTCTTTGATTGTGGAACTTGAGAGTGGCTGGGATGATTTGGTGGGCGATAAAATCTTTTTAGAACTTTTCAACAATGAGGAGACCATAGAAATAGAAAATATAGAAAATTTTAAAAGTAAATTGCTACAGATTATTAGTAATATAACCCACCAATACCAGGTTAAGTACAGTTGA
- a CDS encoding ribonuclease VapC yields the protein MKEKVYVLDASGIIGGFISSKHKNITSSAVISEIKDLKSQITMQSALDQGKIIIKEPDSDSLNQVQGAIENSGDILRLSEVDIEVVALAVTLKTNHNPTVVTDDYSIQNILKILEIPYRSVLTEGIKQTYGWIKICRGCRKKYPSDYKWEDCEICGAVVYRKRIKK from the coding sequence ATGAAAGAGAAAGTTTACGTTCTGGACGCATCAGGAATTATTGGGGGTTTCATATCCTCAAAACACAAGAACATCACAAGTAGTGCTGTTATATCCGAAATTAAAGATTTGAAGTCCCAAATAACTATGCAATCTGCCCTGGATCAAGGTAAAATTATTATTAAGGAACCAGATTCTGATTCACTGAACCAGGTTCAAGGTGCAATTGAAAACTCTGGAGATATTTTAAGGTTGTCTGAAGTGGATATTGAGGTGGTGGCCCTGGCAGTTACTCTTAAAACAAATCACAATCCTACTGTGGTTACTGATGATTATTCCATACAGAACATCCTGAAAATTCTAGAAATTCCCTACAGAAGTGTTTTAACAGAGGGAATTAAACAGACATACGGATGGATCAAAATATGTAGAGGTTGCCGGAAGAAATATCCTTCAGATTATAAATGGGAGGACTGTGAAATCTGCGGGGCAGTTGTTTATCGTAAAAGGATCAAAAAATAA
- a CDS encoding MogA/MoaB family molybdenum cofactor biosynthesis protein: MKSKTMEEHKKHSPLKVKVGIITLSDSKSNSSKVKDSNFVSNPEDLSGKIIMESLEDQHEIVSYQVIQDDAHQLLKTLDEMRTLDAEIIISTGGTGIGKRDITIETIIPLFEKELTGFGEIFRSETYKELGSGAIMTRAAAGVWKETLLVALPGSPNAVQLGMKILKPEMGHLVKHMKH; this comes from the coding sequence ATGAAAAGTAAAACCATGGAAGAACACAAAAAACACAGCCCACTGAAGGTTAAAGTGGGAATAATTACTTTAAGCGACTCAAAATCCAATTCATCGAAAGTAAAGGATTCAAATTTTGTTTCCAATCCGGAGGACCTATCCGGTAAAATTATAATGGAATCACTTGAAGATCAACATGAAATAGTGTCTTACCAGGTTATACAGGATGATGCGCACCAGCTTTTGAAAACTCTGGATGAAATGAGAACTCTCGATGCTGAAATCATTATCAGCACTGGTGGCACTGGGATTGGTAAACGGGACATTACCATTGAAACCATTATCCCCCTCTTTGAAAAGGAATTAACTGGTTTTGGGGAGATTTTCCGATCAGAAACTTATAAAGAGTTAGGAAGCGGTGCCATAATGACCAGAGCAGCAGCAGGAGTTTGGAAGGAAACACTGCTGGTGGCATTACCTGGTTCACCCAATGCAGTTCAGCTGGGGATGAAAATTTTAAAGCCAGAAATGGGGCATCTGGTGAAACATATGAAACATTGA
- the pyrE gene encoding orotate phosphoribosyltransferase yields the protein MVIKQEKDHLISLLKANQVIKFGKFTLSSGRESDYYVDMKKAITDPQILSQVAKIISHIISDDDIDLVAGPALGAVPIATAVALHSQIPMLMIRKAQKDYGTSQLIEGELKEGDRVIVVEDVTTTGNSLLKAVRAVQDNGGVVERTFVVVDREEGAVEQLKKEGIILEPLVSIKDFK from the coding sequence ATGGTGATTAAACAGGAAAAAGACCACCTAATAAGTTTGTTAAAGGCTAACCAGGTTATCAAATTCGGCAAATTCACTCTTTCTTCCGGCAGGGAAAGTGACTATTATGTGGATATGAAAAAAGCCATCACTGACCCCCAGATCCTTTCTCAAGTGGCTAAAATCATTTCTCATATCATCAGTGATGATGATATTGATCTGGTGGCTGGACCTGCCCTCGGAGCTGTGCCCATAGCAACGGCAGTGGCCCTGCACTCGCAGATCCCCATGCTGATGATTCGCAAGGCCCAGAAAGATTATGGGACATCCCAACTTATTGAAGGAGAATTAAAAGAAGGAGATCGGGTCATAGTTGTTGAAGATGTTACCACCACTGGAAATTCACTTTTAAAAGCTGTTAGGGCTGTTCAGGATAACGGGGGGGTTGTGGAGAGAACCTTTGTTGTCGTGGATCGAGAAGAAGGTGCTGTTGAACAGTTGAAAAAGGAAGGAATAATCTTAGAACCCCTGGTATCAATTAAGGATTTTAAATAG
- a CDS encoding orotate phosphoribosyltransferase has translation MEVRGICSICGQPGKMYTCSICGSLVCGKCFQWKQGVCQRCQRGLKVH, from the coding sequence TTGGAAGTTAGAGGTATATGCAGTATCTGTGGCCAGCCAGGTAAAATGTACACCTGTTCCATCTGTGGTAGTCTGGTTTGTGGGAAATGTTTTCAATGGAAACAGGGAGTATGCCAACGCTGCCAAAGGGGACTGAAAGTCCATTAA
- a CDS encoding PRC-barrel domain-containing protein, which translates to MRIVQEIVGKEVLDSSAVVIGKVKDVEVNFMTNEIEAFVVGKGGISEGLGLSKGETIVPYDMVSKIGDKILLKNRDEGTNYEF; encoded by the coding sequence ATGAGGATTGTGCAAGAAATTGTTGGAAAAGAAGTTTTAGACAGTTCAGCAGTGGTTATTGGAAAAGTTAAAGATGTAGAAGTGAATTTCATGACCAATGAAATTGAAGCCTTCGTAGTAGGAAAAGGGGGCATATCTGAGGGATTAGGATTGTCTAAAGGTGAAACAATCGTTCCTTATGATATGGTGAGTAAGATCGGGGATAAAATACTTCTTAAAAACCGGGATGAAGGAACCAACTATGAATTTTAA
- a CDS encoding sodium:solute symporter produces the protein MNDLFILSIVVLIYLLITGYVGYVAWKRTKTADDYMVAGRETHPFIMALSYGATFISTAAIVGFGGTAGVYGMGLLWLTFLNILVGIFIAFVFFGKRTRKMGHNLGALTFPEFLSKRFDSKFIQYFSGLVIFFGMTLYASVVLIGMARFAETTLNIDYNIALVVLAVIVALYVIFGGIRGVMYTDAVQGTIMFVGMVILLVATYWILGGVTDANQALTNLVNQVPASATATATATGFTGWTSMPSLGSPFWWTLVSTLILGVGIGVLSQPQLVVRFMTVKSNRELNRAVLIGGIFILLMTGTAFIVGALSNVYFFDTLGKLAVQAAGGNADKIIPAFITAAMPLWFAYLFMITLLSAAMSTLSAQVHVQGTALGRDIYETVANKKGGASVMVARIGIAIAMIIAVIMGFILPTNIIAVGTSMWFSITAAAFLSMYVFALFWKGCTKAGAISGLVVGTLISLFWLVFEYKKSAEALGIAKAMTGQAVLSTSMPWPTVDPIIIALPIALVVTVVVSLLTKKPSKEHMEKCFEGV, from the coding sequence ATGAATGATTTATTTATACTCAGTATTGTAGTTTTGATCTACCTTTTGATAACAGGTTACGTGGGATATGTGGCCTGGAAACGAACCAAGACCGCCGATGATTACATGGTGGCTGGAAGGGAAACCCATCCGTTTATAATGGCCTTAAGTTATGGGGCGACCTTCATCAGTACAGCGGCTATTGTAGGTTTTGGTGGTACGGCTGGAGTTTATGGGATGGGTCTTTTATGGCTGACGTTCCTGAACATACTAGTTGGTATTTTTATAGCCTTCGTATTTTTTGGAAAACGAACCCGGAAAATGGGACACAATTTAGGAGCCCTAACTTTCCCCGAGTTTTTATCCAAACGTTTTGATAGTAAGTTCATACAGTATTTCAGTGGACTGGTCATATTTTTCGGAATGACGTTGTATGCGTCGGTTGTTCTGATCGGTATGGCCCGCTTCGCCGAAACAACCCTTAATATAGATTATAATATCGCTTTAGTTGTACTGGCAGTCATAGTTGCTTTGTACGTTATTTTTGGTGGAATACGGGGTGTGATGTACACTGATGCCGTGCAGGGGACCATAATGTTCGTGGGAATGGTAATTCTTCTGGTGGCCACCTACTGGATACTTGGTGGAGTGACTGATGCCAACCAGGCCCTGACCAACCTGGTTAATCAGGTGCCAGCCAGTGCAACTGCAACTGCAACTGCAACCGGATTCACTGGGTGGACGTCCATGCCTTCACTCGGAAGCCCATTCTGGTGGACACTGGTAAGCACACTTATCCTGGGAGTGGGAATAGGAGTTCTATCCCAGCCACAGCTCGTAGTACGATTCATGACTGTAAAATCCAACAGGGAACTTAACCGGGCAGTCCTAATAGGTGGAATTTTTATTCTCCTAATGACTGGAACCGCTTTCATTGTAGGGGCGTTATCCAATGTATATTTCTTTGATACCCTTGGGAAGTTAGCAGTACAGGCTGCAGGGGGTAATGCAGATAAGATCATTCCTGCCTTCATAACGGCGGCCATGCCTTTATGGTTTGCGTATCTTTTCATGATCACCCTCCTATCCGCAGCCATGTCTACCCTCAGTGCCCAGGTACATGTGCAGGGAACTGCACTGGGAAGAGATATCTATGAAACAGTGGCCAATAAAAAGGGAGGAGCATCGGTAATGGTTGCCAGGATAGGAATTGCCATTGCCATGATCATTGCAGTTATCATGGGATTCATACTCCCCACCAACATTATTGCAGTGGGCACATCCATGTGGTTCTCCATCACCGCAGCAGCATTCCTCTCCATGTACGTATTTGCCCTTTTCTGGAAAGGATGTACCAAAGCTGGTGCCATATCTGGATTAGTGGTCGGGACGTTGATCAGTCTCTTCTGGCTGGTATTTGAATACAAAAAATCAGCAGAAGCATTGGGAATTGCTAAAGCAATGACTGGCCAGGCTGTGCTATCAACTTCAATGCCATGGCCCACAGTTGACCCTATAATAATTGCTTTACCAATTGCTTTGGTGGTTACAGTGGTGGTAAGTCTTCTAACCAAAAAACCCAGCAAGGAACACATGGAAAAATGTTTTGAGGGAGTGTAA
- a CDS encoding symporter small accessory protein: MVLGINDPWIWGAYVGCILATLLCVVYGILNWNKGGEDEEKQIKEEVGWHDKEKEMQEKELGLWDEEDA, encoded by the coding sequence TTGGTTCTTGGGATAAACGACCCCTGGATATGGGGTGCATATGTTGGATGCATTCTGGCAACTCTTTTATGTGTTGTTTACGGTATTTTAAATTGGAATAAAGGCGGCGAAGATGAAGAAAAACAGATAAAAGAAGAAGTAGGCTGGCATGATAAAGAAAAGGAAATGCAAGAAAAAGAATTAGGTCTTTGGGATGAAGAAGATGCTTGA